AATCTGGTAGAACTCAATCAAGAAATTTTGATGAATTCATGCTGAGCAGGCCACCCCACTCGATGGCCCAAGGCTCCTCTAATTTCAAAACTCGCTACCAAAATCCTTAGTTCTTTATATTTAGAAGGTACTAGAACCTCTTTTCAGTAACATATAGGAGTTAGCAACTGCATCATACTGGCTTATGATACTCATACCAGTTGTTTCAGCACTGGAAATGCATCCTTTGTAGCTAGTCCTTGATTTATTTGGGAGGCCACAAGACTGAccccttcagaaaaaaaaaaagagttctggtaAAGAACATAAGCAGTGGGGCGAGGCAGTTGTGTGCACATAGTGTAAGGatttgtgcaaggatctgggtttgagcctgcgttcctcacctgcagtgtgtgtggggggggtgcttcacaagtagtaaagcaggtctgtaggtgtctttctctctacgtccccccctcaatttctctctgttctgtccaataagatgggaaaaagtggccaccagagtttgcagtgagtacccccctaacacttcctctccactgttccaagctttgggtccatgattgctcaacaatttgtttggctttttatgttaactctcttttcagtcaccaggttccagatgccatcaggatgccagccaggcttccctggactgaagaccccaccaatgtgtcctggagctcagcttccccagagacccaccctactagggaaagagagaggcagactgggagtatggaccgaccagtcaacgcccatgttcagcggggaaacaattacagaagccagaccttccaccctctgcaacccgcaatgaccctgagtccatgctcccagagggataaagaatgggaaagctatcaggggagggggtgggaaatggagattgggtggtgggaattgtgtggagttgtacccctcctaccctatggttttgttaatttatcctttcttaaataaaaaaaaaattaaaaagtggccaccaggagcagtggattcgtagtgcaggcactgagcctcagcgataaccctgggcgGGGGGGCAAAAGCATAAGCAGCCATGTATCTTATCTACAATATTTGATTCACCTACAATTTCATCTTGAAGAAGGCAAAACCTGAAATATATCTAGAAATTAGAATTAAAACAACCTGGGCAGGGCTGGAGGCAAACACATTATCATTCATGAGGATTCcggttcaaaccctcagcccccactgacagtctgcaggtatctcctctttgtttctccttttctagcttcctctcagtctctcactttcttttttttttttttatttaagaaaggattaattaacaaaaccatagggtaggaggggtacaactccacacaattcccaccgcccaatctccatatcccaccccctcccccgatagctttcccattctctatccctctgggagcatggacccagggtcattgtgggttgcagaaggtagaaggtctggcttctgtaattgcttccccactgaacatgggcgttgactggtcggtccatactcccagtctgcctctctctttccctagtagggtgggtctctggggaagcggagctccaggacatattggtggggtcttcaatccagggaagtctggccggcatcctgatgacacctggaacctggtgactaaaaagagagttaacatacaaagccaaacaaattgttgagcaatcatggacccaaagcttggaaaagtggagaggaagtattagggaggtactcactgcaaactctagtgtacttctgctttcttactttggtgccatactccaaactcagtcaatttctgctttgagtctctcactttctatcagaaagaaagataaaagggggaaatggccactgggaatggtggagaagttaaggcaccaagccccagtcataaacctaatgacaaaaaataaaataaaataaaataaaagataaagaaaaaggaaggaagggaagggagagggagggagggaggaaaaagcaAGACGGTCTTGGTAAACTGGGGAAATAGTTTAATTGGCAAAACATTAGACTTGCATTCATTAGGTACATTTCAATCACTGGCACTGCACACACACATCTTATCCTAAAGAGACAACACCCTACTGGGGATAGTATTtttttagcactttttttttaaatcagaacactgctcagcactggtttatggtggtgcaggggattgaaccggggactttggagcgtcaggcttgagagtctctttgtataaccactatgctatctacccctgccctggaaTGAGAAACTTTAATACAAACAGAAACGTGAGCTCCCTCTTAAAGCCTAGCCTTAGAGATGGGACTGAAGAAGCCTTTATACACTGCAGTCCCCTGGGTTCTAAGGTTCCCTATTAGCAAAGTTGCTGGTAGTTAGGACCCAGCTGTACTCTCCTGTCATCCTCTGGCCATAAAAGTCAAGAGCTTATCCAGCTCAGGACCCAGGACTCCTTTGACTCTGACCACTGCTGCCTCTCCCACAGGCAGTGAACATGTCTTGGCTCTCAGGTGTGCTTATTCAACAGCCTTCTCCAGAGTCTTAAGATTACCAACAATTTGATGGAGAAAGAAATATACCTCACATAAAACAGGCATGAGCTGCCCTCACGACTGAGGGAGACAAGAGAAGAGTAAGAAAGATAAGAAGTACCAGTTCTATTAGACAAAACCAAGATTCAACATACCATCTACCAGATGTCAAAATACTTGGCCTCCTATCCAGAAGTGACCTTGAAGTAAGTTTCTTTGACTTTTCACAGGACTTTGGGCCTTGGTTTGCACTAGAAACTAAACTTGCCTTGTGAGAATTTCATCTCAAGTCCTCTGCAGAAGACCCCAACTGCTGGGATTTCTGTCACATGCCTGAGGTCTATTTGGGGGTAGCTGACAGTCTGATTCAAAGTGAAGAGTACATTTTGGACCTAGGATAGCCCTGCTCAGTGAGGTGAGTGAGGCAGAAATACAGCTTATCAGAAGTCTATGACTATGTGCCAGTTCTAACTTCCTTATTAAACCTAGAAACTGGACCCAAAGTAGAGGATACTATTGTTTGAAGTTTTAAAACTAAGTAATAATGGTCCTTCCAATTTGAACTATTTACCCACTTGTCAATTTGAGATTTTTCTGTTCTGATTCTTTAAGCACCAGAGTCTGAACAACAGCAATCAcaactactattactattattactaatgaactttctttttgaaaaaataagatttatatgtttattaggagaggagagaagggaggggaggggggagcagtGATTAACTCTAACATAAGATGGTGCTGATATTGAACCTGTAGCATCTGGGGTAGCAGGCATGCAACATGctaagctatttccccagtctaAGATGAGCCTTTTTCAAAGGGAGATGTATAAAATATGTATAAAGTATAGAATAAGGAGACTACTGAAGcaatctttctccctatctttagCCAAATAATGTTTAActcaatttttaagtattttgttcCCTAAATACTTTGTTcatcaaaaaaaattttctacTGAAAAAAAAGCTGCAGAGATATGAGAAGTCACAGTGACTAGTCTATGTAAGGTTTGTGGGGGCTCCATAGCCCACTatccacccaacccccaaaactCTCTGGAAAACTTTCGGAGTGTCTGAGAACCTGGGGATGTCTAGAGTTCATTGAGGCCTGTGTACTTGCCCCAAATGGGATCAGAATGCAGTGTAGGATCTGTTAGAATAGTGGAGAATGGATAAGATTTTTAAATTAGATATGCTACTGCTTTTAGGAAAAGGAATGAGAAGAGaatgttcctttttaaaatatcaacTCTATGTTTCTACacgcagttcttcttctagcgtttgcccttcttccgtagccagtcaacagcatcagattgagcctgatgtaaagtttcgagacctcctttgaatctggagaggtggcagtcgttgactatgtgggtcatagtctgtctggagccgcaggggcagttcgggtcgtctctggctccccagcgatggaacatagcggcgcccctgccatggcctgttcgatagcaattgaggagggcccaatcataacgtgctaggtcaaagctgggttgacgcttgcaggggtctgtgatgaggtgtttgttctttacctcagctgactgccaactctgtttccaagagactggaacagagaagttcagtgtaggcgtaggggaccagattgggtgacgagacgtcaagcgttgaacagggtgggcgaagatatccgcatatattggcaggtccggtcgagcgtagacgtacACGCAGTTATCCCATACATCTCTACAAGGGCTTCTCAAGTGtgtcaggtggggagatggggaagggaaatCTGTTTGACAGCTTATCCTCCCACCCTTTAGAGTTTATGTTTCTGTCAGCCCCTTGCTCCCAGCCCTCAGTCTGTGTTGTCCTTAGTAGCTCCCTCCTAGAATTATCACCAGCCTGGAAGTTGTTATCTCTCTTCCAAGAGGTCAGACCTCTGATGACATTATCTCTAGGGGCTTCAGAATAGCTCACTGGGGAGAGTTTCCAGACATGACCAGTGGACCAATCTCACATTCTTGACTGGACTGACAAGCTCAGCTCCAGAGCACATTCTCCAGACCAGGAAAGATCTTCCATAAGTCAACTTTTGCAGTATGTCAATGGAAGagaagcaagggactttgagttAGAGGACACTGGGTGTGAGTCCCAACTCTACTACTCTGTAAGTGATTGTGTATGCCACACAGCCTTTCCAGTACACAGAAATGGAGTCCACAATACCTATATTACAAGGTTCATAAGGATTAAAGACTATATCAAGAGGCTACAGACCTAGTCATAATTCCCAGCATTCATGATACATTAAGTCAGTAATAACCACATGATTAATTATGTGAAGAAGCAGCAATAGGAGGGATGGTTAGGAGTGTTAGGCAGAGAAAGAAGGTAAAACTGTGCTGACAAGATGCAATATAGTGTGCAAGCTTCCTCCTGCTAGCAGAAGAGGGGGTGCAAATGTCTGGGTAAATATGTAATGAAGAAGCTTAGAAGTTAGGCTGGGAGAAAATCAAGAAGCACTTCTCTTTAAAGGTGAATttagtaaaaatataaatttatagcatatttatttaataagaaatATTTAACCAGGAAAAGTGGAAATAGGCTtgatactcagctctggcttatggtggtgctggggattgaacctaggacctcagaaactcaggcacaagagtctttttgcataccattatgatATCTTCTAAGTCAGAGAtccaaatgttttatttactacattccatttcaatcttctgcacctACATAATACCTATGTTTATAAAGTATTTCAGAAATTAAAAGGACGTTGCATTTGATCTTCTTTTTATCCTGATTTTGCATTTGAGAAATATGTACCTTGAAAATATAACAGCCAGTCCTCAGAAATGACCTTTCTCTAGAGCCTTCTAGTATAATTCTAGGATGGACATTTTTCTGATCCTTTTACTCTAAAACTATGTTGTCTGTGACTATTAATGACATTTGAGGGTGCATCTATGGGGTGAAAAACCCACACACAAtgtctatgtacacctatgtatAATACAAATGttcgcaaagcacatggaccggcataaagatcccagtttgaacccctggctccccacctgcaggggagtcgcttcaaaagcagtgaagcaggtctgcaggtgtctgtctttctctctgttctctcctcctctctccacttctctctatcctatccaacaatgacgacatgaataacaacaacaataactacaacaataaaacaacaagggcaacaaaagagaataaataagtaaatatttttaaaatacaggtgTTAACAGAAAGAGATAATCCTAATGTACTAATAAGTTAATTATTCACTATGGCAGCaagtataaaaagtaaaaaaaaggagTTGATCTGGTTAAGGAGAATGTAGGCATATCTATTATCATATATTTAATATGATAGAATGGTTATTAGATATTTCTTTATCCTAAGATTTAACTTCCAGGTTTAAGCTTAAAgattggattttctttctttcactgccAGGCTTCACTGTACTGagctgacagagacagagggggtggaagataccacagcatagaAGCTTCCATCAGTGTGAGTGTTAAGCTTAAGGCTGGGTCATGTGCCTAGCAATGCAAAAACtggagttctttctttttttttttaatttctttattggggaattaattttttacatttgacagtaaatacaatagtttgtacatgcatgacatctttcccagttttccatataacaatacaacccccactaggtcctctgccatcctttttggacctgtactctccccgcacccacccacccactctagagtcttttactttggtgcaatacgccaattccagttcaggtactACTTGTAAAAACctgaattctttatttatttattttttttttttaaaaagtcccccgggcccaggtgatggcgcaccgggttaagcatgcgtggcacaaagcacaaggaccagtacaaggatcccagttcaagcccccggctccccacctgcagggaagtctcttcacaggtggtgaagcaggtctgcaggtgtctatctttctctccccgtctctgtcttcccttcctctttccatctctctctgtcctgtccaaaaattcgggaaaaatgaccacaggagcagtggattcatagtgcaaacaccaaaccccagcaataaccctggaagcaaggaaaaaaaaagtcccattgACTAAGAATGACTTAGACCGTTGCCCCACCAAGTAAAGAAGCATTCCATTCTTTCTAGGAATAACTTATCTAAGAAACCATGAGCAACCTTTCCATTATTGACGAATTTGTGCTTCTGGGACTATCCAGTGATCCACATATTCAGCCTCTGCTCTTTGTCCTCTTCCTGGGGATCTACCTCCTGACTCTGATGGGAAACCTGATGATGATTCTGGTGATCAGGGCTGATTCCCACCTCCATacgcccatgtacttcttccttggACATTTGTCATTCCTAGATATATGCTATTCTTCAGTCACTGTGCCCAAGATGCTGCAGAACTTCCTATCTCAAAGGAAAGCCATCTCGGTTCGGGGctgtatcactcagagtttcttTTTCATCCTTTCTGGTGGCACCGAGGGCTGTTTGCTCTCCgccatggcctatgaccgctatgcTGCTGTCTGCCACCCTCTGCTCTACACCATGATCATGAACAGACCTCTCTGCACTGCGATGGTCACTGCAGCATGGGCCATGGGGTTTCTGAACTCACTCGTGAATAATCTTTGCGTCCAGAACTTACAGTTCTGTGGCCCCAACATCATCTCCCACTTCACCTGTGAGCTCCCGTCACTCTTCCCCCTGTCCTGTACTGAGCCCCTGGTGAA
This portion of the Erinaceus europaeus chromosome 7, mEriEur2.1, whole genome shotgun sequence genome encodes:
- the LOC103107465 gene encoding olfactory receptor 8S1-like: MSNLSIIDEFVLLGLSSDPHIQPLLFVLFLGIYLLTLMGNLMMILVIRADSHLHTPMYFFLGHLSFLDICYSSVTVPKMLQNFLSQRKAISVRGCITQSFFFILSGGTEGCLLSAMAYDRYAAVCHPLLYTMIMNRPLCTAMVTAAWAMGFLNSLVNNLCVQNLQFCGPNIISHFTCELPSLFPLSCTEPLVNTILLAGSTAFLGLVTLPLILFSYSKIMFAILSISSSGGQGKAFSTCSSHLTVVLLFYGTALFRYISPPSGSVLERIISIQYGVVTSLINPLIYSLKNQEVKAALQRMLRR